Proteins from one Rhinopithecus roxellana isolate Shanxi Qingling chromosome 20, ASM756505v1, whole genome shotgun sequence genomic window:
- the LOC104681175 gene encoding LOW QUALITY PROTEIN: uncharacterized protein LOC104681175 (The sequence of the model RefSeq protein was modified relative to this genomic sequence to represent the inferred CDS: inserted 1 base in 1 codon): MAPRGTAWAALPSSAPGGPAPAARAPQPEPAILSGPAQLHRRNFRPGAGPAGTHGWGRVGPRVRPISLDRDARPEASEAGRNTAVPSLGAPKGRRSRRPWPALLRPLRNRPRRRPPHTFDFPRCEDPSRWASILERHREVLRARADPRVRLEALDRWYREELPAASRGREENHVTXELERLLAWKLARGRFRPRLQQLVTTNPPELVVHCSTTTFCPLPDVGATVTKLSALCGVDPPQPQPQDQESEPELVLMGCLAASSPRFSQQSWWLELEMEAFMSDEAVVTVPSLLAPQYTLSGDSTVDLGRGAEAVPRSAAQPWPQPGYPRGH, translated from the exons ATGGCGCCGCGCGGCACGGCCTGGGCTGCGCTCCCAAGCTCCGCGCCTGGCGGCCCAGCGCCCGCAGCCCGAGCCCCGCAGCCCGAACCCGCGATCCTCTCGGGCCCGGCCCAGCTCCACCGCCGGAACTTCCGGCCGGGGGCGGGACCAGCGGGGACGCACGGGTGGGGGCGAGTGGGGCCGCGCGTGCGCCCAATCAGCCTGGACAGGGACGCTAGGCCTGAGGCGTCGGAGGCTGGGAGGAACACTGCAGTTCCCTCGCTCGGCGCTCCTAAGGGTCGGCGTTCGCGGAGGCCCTGGCCCGCCCTGCTGAGGCCTCTTCGGAACCGGCCTCGGCGGCGGCCGCCACACACATTCGACTTTCCCA GGTGTGAGGACCCCAGTCGCTGGGCCTCCATTCTGGAGCGCCATCGAGAGGTCCTACGGGCGCGCGCGGACCCCCGAGTGCGGCTGGAAGCCCTGGACCGTTG GTATCGGGAGGAGTTGCCAGCGGCCAGCAGGGGCAGAGAGGAGAACCATGTGA GGGAGCTGGAGCGGCTGCTGGCCTGGAAGCTGGCG AGGGGCCGCTTTCGGCCACGTCTGCAGCAGCTGGTGACCACCAATCCCCCTGAGCTGGTTGTGCACTGTTCAACCACCACCTTCTGCCCCCTGCCAGACGTGGGGGCCACGGTCACCAAGCTGTCTGCCCTCTGCGGTGTGGACCCACCACAGCCACAGCCTCAG GACCAGGAGTCGGAGCCAGAGCTTGTCCTGATGGGGTGTCTGGCTGCTTCTTCTCCTCGCTTCTCACAGCAGTCCTGGTGGCTGGAGCTCGAGATGGAGGCCTTCATGTCAGACGAGGCAGTggtcacagtgcccagcctgctGGCCCCACAGTACACCCTCAG TGGAGACAGCACTGTGGACCTGGGCCGTGGGGCAGAGGCTGTGCCCAGATCTGCTGCCCAACCTTGGCCCCAGCCTGGCTACCCACGAGGACACTAG
- the STUB1 gene encoding E3 ubiquitin-protein ligase CHIP isoform X4, with product MKGKEEKEGGARLGAGGGSPEKSPSAQELKEQGNRLFVGRKYPEAAACYGRAIMQQHEQALADCRRALELDGQSVKAHFFLGQCQLEMESYDEAIANLQRAYSLAKEQRLNFGDDIPSALRIAKKKRWNSIEERRIHQESELHSYLSRLIAAERERELEECQRNHEGDEDDSHVRAQQACIEAKHDKYMADMDELFSQVDEKRKKRDIPDYLCGKISFELMREPCITPSGITYDRKDIEEHLQRVGHFDPVTRSPLTQEQLIPNLAMKEVIDAFISENGWVEDY from the exons ATGAAGggcaaggaggagaaggagggcgGCGCGCGGCTGGGCGCTGGCGGCGGAAGCCCCGAGAAGAGCCCGAGTGCGCAGGAGCTCAAGGAGCAGGGCAACCGTCTGTTCGTGGGCCGAAAGTACCCGGAGGCGGCGGCCTGCTACGGCCGCGCGATC ATGCAGCAGCACGAGCAGGCCCTGGCCGACTGCCGGCGCGCCCTGGAACTGGACGGGCAGTCTGTGAAGGCGCACTTCTTCCTGGGGCAGTGCCAGCTGGAGATGGAGAGCTATGATGAGGCCATCGCCAATCTGCAGCGAG CTTACAGCCTGGCCAAGGAGCAGCGGCTGAACTTCGGGGACGACATCCCCAGCGCTCTTCGAATCGCGAAGAAGAAGCGCTGGAACAGCATCGAGGAGCGACGCATCCACCAGGAGAGCGAGCTGCACTCCTACCTCTCCAGGCTCATTGCTGCGGAGCGTGAGAG GGAGCTGGAAGAGTGCCAGCGGAACCACGAGGGTGATGAGGACGACAGCCACGTCCGGGCCCAGCAGGCCTGCATTGAGGCTAAGCAC GACAAGTACATGGCGGACATGGACGAGCTCTTCTCTCAGGTGGACGAGAAGAGGAAG AAGCGTGACATCCCCGACTACCTGTGTGGTAAGATCAGCTTTGAGCTGATGCGGGAGCCGTGCATCACGCCCAGTGGCATCACCTACGACCGCAAGGACATCGAGGAGCACCTGCAG CGCGTGGGTCATTTTGACCCCGTGACCCGGAGCCCCCTGACCCAGGAACAGCTCATCCCCAACCTGGCCATGAAGGAAGTTATTGACGCATTCATCTCTGAGAATGGCTGGGTGGAGGACTACTGA
- the STUB1 gene encoding E3 ubiquitin-protein ligase CHIP isoform X1, giving the protein MKGKEEKEGGARLGAGGGSPEKSPSAQELKEQGNRLFVGRKYPEAAACYGRAITRNPLVAVYYTNRALCYLKMQQHEQALADCRRALELDGQSVKAHFFLGQCQLEMESYDEAIANLQRAYSLAKEQRLNFGDDIPSALRIAKKKRWNSIEERRIHQESELHSYLSRLIAAERERELEECQRNHEGDEDDSHVRAQQACIEAKHVRVPPVHMWVCVHLAWERPNLVLGLCPMEEGGGVSCTSAALNSSQDKYMADMDELFSQVDEKRKKRDIPDYLCGKISFELMREPCITPSGITYDRKDIEEHLQRVGHFDPVTRSPLTQEQLIPNLAMKEVIDAFISENGWVEDY; this is encoded by the exons ATGAAGggcaaggaggagaaggagggcgGCGCGCGGCTGGGCGCTGGCGGCGGAAGCCCCGAGAAGAGCCCGAGTGCGCAGGAGCTCAAGGAGCAGGGCAACCGTCTGTTCGTGGGCCGAAAGTACCCGGAGGCGGCGGCCTGCTACGGCCGCGCGATC ACCCGGAACCCGCTGGTGGCCGTATATTACACCAACCGTGCCCTGTGCTACCTGAAGATGCAGCAGCACGAGCAGGCCCTGGCCGACTGCCGGCGCGCCCTGGAACTGGACGGGCAGTCTGTGAAGGCGCACTTCTTCCTGGGGCAGTGCCAGCTGGAGATGGAGAGCTATGATGAGGCCATCGCCAATCTGCAGCGAG CTTACAGCCTGGCCAAGGAGCAGCGGCTGAACTTCGGGGACGACATCCCCAGCGCTCTTCGAATCGCGAAGAAGAAGCGCTGGAACAGCATCGAGGAGCGACGCATCCACCAGGAGAGCGAGCTGCACTCCTACCTCTCCAGGCTCATTGCTGCGGAGCGTGAGAG GGAGCTGGAAGAGTGCCAGCGGAACCACGAGGGTGATGAGGACGACAGCCACGTCCGGGCCCAGCAGGCCTGCATTGAGGCTAAGCACGTGAGGGTGCCCCCCGTCCACATGTGGGTCTGTGTGCACCTGGCATGGGAGCGTCCCAACCTTGTGTTGGGTCTGTGCCCCatggaggagggaggtggggtgTCCTGCACAAGTGCAGCGCTCAACTCTTCACAGGACAAGTACATGGCGGACATGGACGAGCTCTTCTCTCAGGTGGACGAGAAGAGGAAG AAGCGTGACATCCCCGACTACCTGTGTGGTAAGATCAGCTTTGAGCTGATGCGGGAGCCGTGCATCACGCCCAGTGGCATCACCTACGACCGCAAGGACATCGAGGAGCACCTGCAG CGCGTGGGTCATTTTGACCCCGTGACCCGGAGCCCCCTGACCCAGGAACAGCTCATCCCCAACCTGGCCATGAAGGAAGTTATTGACGCATTCATCTCTGAGAATGGCTGGGTGGAGGACTACTGA
- the STUB1 gene encoding E3 ubiquitin-protein ligase CHIP isoform X2, whose translation MKGKEEKEGGARLGAGGGSPEKSPSAQELKEQGNRLFVGRKYPEAAACYGRAIMQQHEQALADCRRALELDGQSVKAHFFLGQCQLEMESYDEAIANLQRAYSLAKEQRLNFGDDIPSALRIAKKKRWNSIEERRIHQESELHSYLSRLIAAERERELEECQRNHEGDEDDSHVRAQQACIEAKHVRVPPVHMWVCVHLAWERPNLVLGLCPMEEGGGVSCTSAALNSSQDKYMADMDELFSQVDEKRKKRDIPDYLCGKISFELMREPCITPSGITYDRKDIEEHLQRVGHFDPVTRSPLTQEQLIPNLAMKEVIDAFISENGWVEDY comes from the exons ATGAAGggcaaggaggagaaggagggcgGCGCGCGGCTGGGCGCTGGCGGCGGAAGCCCCGAGAAGAGCCCGAGTGCGCAGGAGCTCAAGGAGCAGGGCAACCGTCTGTTCGTGGGCCGAAAGTACCCGGAGGCGGCGGCCTGCTACGGCCGCGCGATC ATGCAGCAGCACGAGCAGGCCCTGGCCGACTGCCGGCGCGCCCTGGAACTGGACGGGCAGTCTGTGAAGGCGCACTTCTTCCTGGGGCAGTGCCAGCTGGAGATGGAGAGCTATGATGAGGCCATCGCCAATCTGCAGCGAG CTTACAGCCTGGCCAAGGAGCAGCGGCTGAACTTCGGGGACGACATCCCCAGCGCTCTTCGAATCGCGAAGAAGAAGCGCTGGAACAGCATCGAGGAGCGACGCATCCACCAGGAGAGCGAGCTGCACTCCTACCTCTCCAGGCTCATTGCTGCGGAGCGTGAGAG GGAGCTGGAAGAGTGCCAGCGGAACCACGAGGGTGATGAGGACGACAGCCACGTCCGGGCCCAGCAGGCCTGCATTGAGGCTAAGCACGTGAGGGTGCCCCCCGTCCACATGTGGGTCTGTGTGCACCTGGCATGGGAGCGTCCCAACCTTGTGTTGGGTCTGTGCCCCatggaggagggaggtggggtgTCCTGCACAAGTGCAGCGCTCAACTCTTCACAGGACAAGTACATGGCGGACATGGACGAGCTCTTCTCTCAGGTGGACGAGAAGAGGAAG AAGCGTGACATCCCCGACTACCTGTGTGGTAAGATCAGCTTTGAGCTGATGCGGGAGCCGTGCATCACGCCCAGTGGCATCACCTACGACCGCAAGGACATCGAGGAGCACCTGCAG CGCGTGGGTCATTTTGACCCCGTGACCCGGAGCCCCCTGACCCAGGAACAGCTCATCCCCAACCTGGCCATGAAGGAAGTTATTGACGCATTCATCTCTGAGAATGGCTGGGTGGAGGACTACTGA
- the STUB1 gene encoding E3 ubiquitin-protein ligase CHIP isoform X3 produces the protein MKGKEEKEGGARLGAGGGSPEKSPSAQELKEQGNRLFVGRKYPEAAACYGRAITRNPLVAVYYTNRALCYLKMQQHEQALADCRRALELDGQSVKAHFFLGQCQLEMESYDEAIANLQRAYSLAKEQRLNFGDDIPSALRIAKKKRWNSIEERRIHQESELHSYLSRLIAAERERELEECQRNHEGDEDDSHVRAQQACIEAKHDKYMADMDELFSQVDEKRKKRDIPDYLCGKISFELMREPCITPSGITYDRKDIEEHLQRVGHFDPVTRSPLTQEQLIPNLAMKEVIDAFISENGWVEDY, from the exons ATGAAGggcaaggaggagaaggagggcgGCGCGCGGCTGGGCGCTGGCGGCGGAAGCCCCGAGAAGAGCCCGAGTGCGCAGGAGCTCAAGGAGCAGGGCAACCGTCTGTTCGTGGGCCGAAAGTACCCGGAGGCGGCGGCCTGCTACGGCCGCGCGATC ACCCGGAACCCGCTGGTGGCCGTATATTACACCAACCGTGCCCTGTGCTACCTGAAGATGCAGCAGCACGAGCAGGCCCTGGCCGACTGCCGGCGCGCCCTGGAACTGGACGGGCAGTCTGTGAAGGCGCACTTCTTCCTGGGGCAGTGCCAGCTGGAGATGGAGAGCTATGATGAGGCCATCGCCAATCTGCAGCGAG CTTACAGCCTGGCCAAGGAGCAGCGGCTGAACTTCGGGGACGACATCCCCAGCGCTCTTCGAATCGCGAAGAAGAAGCGCTGGAACAGCATCGAGGAGCGACGCATCCACCAGGAGAGCGAGCTGCACTCCTACCTCTCCAGGCTCATTGCTGCGGAGCGTGAGAG GGAGCTGGAAGAGTGCCAGCGGAACCACGAGGGTGATGAGGACGACAGCCACGTCCGGGCCCAGCAGGCCTGCATTGAGGCTAAGCAC GACAAGTACATGGCGGACATGGACGAGCTCTTCTCTCAGGTGGACGAGAAGAGGAAG AAGCGTGACATCCCCGACTACCTGTGTGGTAAGATCAGCTTTGAGCTGATGCGGGAGCCGTGCATCACGCCCAGTGGCATCACCTACGACCGCAAGGACATCGAGGAGCACCTGCAG CGCGTGGGTCATTTTGACCCCGTGACCCGGAGCCCCCTGACCCAGGAACAGCTCATCCCCAACCTGGCCATGAAGGAAGTTATTGACGCATTCATCTCTGAGAATGGCTGGGTGGAGGACTACTGA